In Sphingobacterium zeae, one genomic interval encodes:
- a CDS encoding hydrogen peroxide-inducible genes activator — MTLIQLEYIVAVDTYRSFVAAAEKCFVTQPTLSMQIQKLEESLGAKIFDRSRQPVIPTEIGEKIILQARLVLIESRKINEIVQDKKGEIEGTLKVGVIPTIAPYLLPNVLATFMEKYPKLQLQIWEYTTERIVHELKVGLLDCGVLSTPLNDPGILESPLFYENFVAYISTNSSLFSKKILSGDDIADDKLWLLNEGHCMRGQVLNICHHKHNQDLTGRFEYNTGSVETLKRMVDVNDGITILPELSIWDYSDEQLDRIRYFKSPEPVREISLVTTQNYVKRHAIQALEKEILAVVPDKFKTKKKKEVLSFQ; from the coding sequence ATGACCTTAATCCAATTGGAATATATTGTAGCTGTTGATACCTACCGGAGTTTTGTGGCAGCTGCCGAAAAATGTTTTGTCACGCAGCCAACTTTAAGTATGCAAATTCAAAAACTCGAAGAGTCTTTAGGAGCGAAAATCTTTGATCGCAGTCGCCAGCCTGTTATTCCAACAGAAATCGGGGAGAAAATTATTCTCCAAGCTCGACTTGTTTTAATAGAAAGCCGGAAGATCAATGAAATTGTTCAAGATAAAAAAGGAGAAATTGAAGGCACCTTAAAGGTCGGTGTCATTCCAACAATTGCCCCTTATTTACTTCCCAATGTGTTGGCCACATTTATGGAGAAGTATCCGAAACTACAATTGCAGATATGGGAATATACGACAGAACGAATTGTTCATGAATTGAAAGTCGGACTTTTGGATTGTGGTGTGTTGTCAACTCCGTTAAATGACCCTGGGATATTGGAATCGCCTTTGTTTTATGAAAACTTTGTTGCTTATATTTCGACCAATAGTTCCCTATTTTCAAAGAAAATACTTAGTGGTGATGATATTGCTGACGATAAGCTTTGGTTACTTAATGAAGGCCATTGCATGCGCGGTCAAGTACTTAATATTTGTCACCACAAGCACAATCAAGATCTTACAGGAAGATTCGAGTACAATACGGGTAGTGTAGAGACGTTAAAGCGCATGGTGGATGTCAACGACGGAATTACGATATTGCCAGAATTATCGATCTGGGATTATTCCGATGAACAATTGGATCGGATCCGTTATTTCAAATCGCCAGAACCGGTACGGGAAATATCCTTGGTAACGACCCAAAATTACGTCAAAAGACATGCAATTCAGGCCTTAGAAAAAGAAATACTCGCCGTAGTGCCTGATAAATTTAAAACAAAAAAGAAGAAGGAAGTGTTGAGCTTTCAATAA
- a CDS encoding S46 family peptidase, with protein sequence MKFINHTKIALALFLTVANSAYTKANPDEGMFPLSELNRAGLKKAGLKISEKDIYNPGQVGLVDALVQVSGCTGSFISNRGLIITNHHCAFSAVQLASTAINNYLKNGFVAQNQEQEIEAKGLKIRITDSYEDVSAKILNAVANISDPVERINTIKRKQQELVKQAEKEDPTIKAEVSEMFIGKSYVLFRYKTIEDVRLVYIPRQNIGEFGGETDNWVWPRHTGDYSFLRAYVDKNGKSAPYSKDNVPYQPKKHLKVNPNGVRENDFTFILGYPGKTFRHRPAQYIRYQQEYLLPYVSNLYDFQNRQMEEAGKDNTDIALSLATRIKRNANVLKNYRGKLKGLKGIDLLSTKKQEDEALAAFILSKPELKNKYGNLLAEIDAYYQLSDQDALKELWINNIYNSTSLLKVARDINMLKSFLAKEKSPQSAKQLFDLNIEKLKTALNETYESYNKQADKRIFAKMLEDAVAFQGKNQLASIQKLQFNNEKAQQFATEIIQNSKLGDQQYVLNTVLTNADALLKFNDELLDFQDKLHNDIVEYAAEQKRREGVLNKLMGDYVAVKEIFQAKNFIPDANSTLRLTYGHIKGYSPADATYMKPFTTIEGIIQKGNLGLPEFDYPKEIKTAYLNKNFGPYLQKDLGSVPVNILYDMDTTGGNSGSPIMNANGELIGVNFDRAYDATINDFAWNESYSRSIGVDIRYVLWVADKIDNAQFILKEMGI encoded by the coding sequence ATGAAGTTTATAAATCATACGAAAATTGCGCTAGCTTTATTCTTAACCGTGGCAAATAGCGCTTATACCAAGGCGAATCCGGACGAAGGAATGTTTCCACTAAGTGAATTAAATAGGGCTGGGTTGAAGAAAGCTGGACTAAAAATCAGTGAGAAAGACATTTACAATCCTGGCCAGGTCGGTCTGGTAGATGCCCTTGTTCAAGTCAGCGGATGTACAGGATCATTTATTTCCAATCGTGGACTGATCATAACCAACCACCACTGTGCCTTTTCGGCTGTTCAACTTGCCAGTACAGCAATAAACAATTACCTGAAAAATGGTTTTGTCGCGCAAAACCAAGAACAAGAAATTGAAGCTAAAGGATTAAAAATCAGAATCACCGATTCTTACGAAGATGTTTCAGCCAAAATATTGAATGCTGTGGCCAATATCAGCGATCCTGTAGAACGCATCAATACCATCAAACGTAAACAGCAGGAACTGGTTAAACAAGCTGAAAAAGAGGATCCAACCATTAAAGCTGAAGTGTCGGAAATGTTTATCGGAAAAAGTTATGTGTTATTTCGCTATAAAACGATCGAGGATGTTCGTCTAGTTTATATTCCCCGTCAAAATATCGGCGAATTTGGTGGAGAAACAGACAACTGGGTATGGCCTCGCCACACGGGAGATTATTCTTTTTTGAGGGCATACGTAGACAAAAACGGAAAATCTGCTCCTTATTCAAAAGATAACGTTCCTTACCAGCCAAAAAAACATCTTAAGGTCAATCCAAATGGCGTACGGGAAAATGATTTTACTTTTATACTCGGCTATCCCGGAAAAACATTCCGCCACCGCCCGGCTCAATATATTCGATATCAACAAGAATATCTTTTACCTTATGTATCCAATCTATACGACTTCCAAAATAGACAAATGGAAGAAGCTGGAAAAGACAATACTGATATTGCATTATCCTTGGCCACTCGTATAAAACGCAATGCCAATGTATTAAAGAACTATCGTGGCAAACTCAAGGGTTTAAAAGGTATCGACCTGCTTTCGACAAAAAAACAGGAAGACGAAGCATTGGCGGCCTTTATTCTAAGTAAGCCCGAACTTAAAAATAAATATGGAAACCTCCTTGCTGAAATTGACGCTTATTACCAGCTGAGTGATCAAGATGCGCTAAAGGAGCTTTGGATCAACAACATTTACAACAGCACGAGCCTATTGAAAGTCGCTCGCGATATCAACATGTTGAAATCCTTCTTGGCCAAGGAGAAGTCACCCCAATCGGCCAAACAATTGTTCGATCTCAATATCGAAAAATTAAAAACGGCTCTCAACGAAACTTACGAAAGTTATAATAAACAGGCCGATAAGCGGATTTTCGCTAAAATGTTGGAAGATGCCGTTGCCTTTCAGGGCAAAAATCAACTTGCCTCTATTCAGAAATTGCAATTCAACAATGAAAAAGCGCAGCAGTTTGCGACTGAAATCATTCAGAATAGCAAACTTGGCGATCAACAATATGTACTGAATACCGTCTTGACCAATGCCGATGCGCTTCTAAAATTTAACGACGAATTATTGGATTTTCAGGATAAGCTACATAACGATATCGTCGAGTACGCGGCTGAGCAAAAAAGACGCGAAGGAGTACTCAACAAATTAATGGGCGATTATGTCGCTGTTAAGGAAATCTTTCAGGCCAAAAACTTTATTCCGGATGCAAACTCTACCTTACGCTTGACTTATGGTCATATCAAAGGTTACTCTCCTGCTGACGCAACCTATATGAAACCGTTCACCACAATCGAAGGAATCATTCAAAAAGGAAACCTGGGCTTGCCTGAGTTTGACTATCCAAAAGAAATCAAAACAGCTTATCTCAACAAAAATTTTGGACCTTACCTGCAAAAAGATCTCGGATCTGTCCCTGTCAATATTTTATATGATATGGATACGACCGGAGGAAATTCAGGATCTCCAATTATGAATGCCAATGGCGAATTGATCGGCGTAAATTTTGATCGTGCCTATGACGCAACAATCAATGATTTCGCCTGGAACGAAAGCTATAGTAGATCCATCGGCGTAGACATACGTTATGTCCTTTGGGTTGCCGATAAAATTGATAATGCACAGTTCATTCTAAAAGAAATGGGTATTTAA
- a CDS encoding diacylglycerol kinase family protein: MAKDSFSFSARLKSFRYAFNGIKTAWQEEHNFRVHSVAAVIALILSIILNISVNQWIAVLLSIGFVFVCELLNTAMENIADFTCHEENPAIKKIKDVAAAAVMISSITALLVGLLIFIPKLISFTLRYVT, from the coding sequence ATGGCAAAAGATAGCTTTTCATTTAGTGCAAGATTAAAGAGTTTTCGCTATGCTTTCAACGGAATAAAGACAGCTTGGCAGGAGGAACACAATTTCAGGGTGCACAGCGTAGCAGCTGTTATCGCCTTAATTCTCTCCATTATACTTAACATCAGTGTAAACCAATGGATTGCCGTGCTATTATCCATAGGATTCGTGTTCGTCTGTGAGCTCCTCAATACCGCAATGGAAAATATAGCAGACTTTACTTGTCACGAGGAAAACCCAGCCATAAAAAAGATTAAAGATGTAGCCGCAGCTGCTGTGATGATAAGCAGCATCACAGCATTATTAGTCGGCCTACTAATTTTTATTCCAAAGCTAATCTCATTTACCCTCAGATACGTTACTTAA
- a CDS encoding alpha/beta hydrolase: protein MKIICTLLFSALILPLTAQQIIRTKVHSEKMDKNIETIIVTPEIQHGVQYKTVYILHGYSGNPDRTLQDDIPDLLQKAKTFQTIYVLPNGNFNSWYVDSPINPHSQYSSFIGAELVNYIDQHYPTLPYRSARGILGWSMGGYGALHISIAYPHTFSIVGSSCGAIDFDRFGKGYQGYQVDQVLGDLKALNDSERIYSNEDRMMQNKQHYIIDCGTEDQQMLEMNRTFHKHLTSKNIEHLYMESRGGHDTAYWSKSLSQQLALFQNYFQNEGL, encoded by the coding sequence ATGAAAATAATATGCACACTCCTATTCTCTGCTCTTATCCTACCGCTAACAGCTCAACAGATAATCAGAACAAAAGTCCATAGTGAAAAGATGGACAAAAATATCGAGACCATTATCGTTACACCCGAAATCCAACATGGAGTTCAATATAAAACGGTCTATATTCTTCATGGTTATAGTGGCAATCCAGACCGCACTTTGCAGGACGATATTCCCGACTTACTTCAAAAAGCAAAAACATTTCAAACTATTTATGTTCTGCCCAATGGAAATTTCAATTCCTGGTACGTCGATAGCCCCATAAATCCTCATTCACAATACAGCTCTTTTATCGGTGCCGAACTCGTCAACTACATCGACCAGCACTACCCTACCTTACCGTATAGAAGTGCTCGAGGGATACTCGGCTGGAGCATGGGTGGTTATGGAGCGCTACACATCAGTATAGCTTATCCGCACACCTTTTCAATTGTCGGAAGCTCCTGCGGTGCCATAGATTTCGATCGCTTCGGAAAAGGATATCAAGGCTATCAGGTAGACCAAGTACTGGGAGATTTAAAAGCTCTAAACGACAGCGAACGGATTTACAGCAATGAAGATAGGATGATGCAAAATAAGCAGCACTACATTATCGATTGTGGAACCGAAGACCAACAAATGCTGGAAATGAACAGAACATTTCATAAGCATCTGACCAGCAAAAATATTGAGCACTTATATATGGAATCAAGAGGAGGACATGATACAGCCTACTGGAGCAAATCATTATCACAACAATTGGCTTTATTTCAAAACTATTTTCAAAATGAAGGACTATAA
- a CDS encoding MalY/PatB family protein, giving the protein MIYNFDKTIVRRGTDSVKWNQQNYEDLIPLWVADMDFPAAQPIVDALSERVRHAIYGYASVPFAFYRAIMNWSFQRHKFALQQGWLLPVIGVVPALSALVKALTAPGDKILVQEPVYHCFFSAIERNGAEVVSNDLKYHDGQYSIDFEDFESKASDPRVKVFILCSPHNPAGRVWTRAELERLGDICLRHHVFVISDEIHCDLVFDGYTHIPFGSISASFLSNSITCIAPSKTFNLAGLQVATVVAADPELKKKVQLAFLANEISSVSPFAITGLIAAYESGGEWLDQALDYIHANYLYLKDFMTEHLSALHVLPLEGTYLVWIDCSALGVSSRKLGQLLLEEVHVQVNVGAMYGKGSDNFIRLNIACSRDILNSGLLRLKQVFLPLLQAAE; this is encoded by the coding sequence ATGATCTATAATTTTGACAAAACAATTGTTCGTCGTGGTACGGATTCAGTTAAATGGAATCAGCAGAACTACGAAGATTTGATTCCGCTTTGGGTGGCAGATATGGATTTTCCTGCAGCACAACCTATCGTAGATGCACTTTCAGAACGGGTTAGGCATGCCATATATGGTTATGCTTCGGTTCCCTTTGCCTTTTACAGGGCGATTATGAACTGGTCTTTTCAACGACATAAATTCGCACTTCAGCAGGGATGGCTGCTCCCGGTTATTGGTGTTGTACCGGCACTTTCGGCTTTGGTTAAAGCACTCACCGCTCCTGGCGACAAGATTCTGGTTCAGGAACCTGTCTATCATTGTTTTTTTTCCGCTATTGAACGTAATGGGGCGGAGGTTGTATCGAATGACTTAAAGTATCATGATGGGCAGTATAGCATCGACTTTGAGGATTTCGAATCTAAGGCAAGCGACCCGAGAGTTAAGGTATTTATTTTATGCAGCCCCCATAATCCCGCAGGACGGGTTTGGACTCGAGCGGAATTAGAACGTTTAGGAGATATCTGCTTGCGGCATCATGTTTTTGTTATTTCAGACGAAATTCATTGTGATTTGGTATTTGATGGCTATACGCATATTCCATTTGGAAGCATCAGCGCTTCCTTTTTGTCAAATTCAATTACGTGCATTGCGCCGAGCAAAACCTTTAACTTGGCAGGCTTACAGGTTGCTACGGTCGTTGCAGCAGATCCTGAGCTCAAGAAGAAGGTCCAGCTCGCTTTTCTTGCGAATGAGATTAGCAGTGTAAGCCCCTTCGCCATAACAGGTTTGATCGCCGCATATGAATCGGGTGGGGAATGGTTGGATCAGGCGTTAGATTATATTCACGCCAATTATTTGTATTTAAAAGATTTTATGACTGAGCATCTTTCGGCTTTGCATGTACTTCCTTTGGAAGGCACCTATCTTGTATGGATAGATTGTAGTGCTCTGGGCGTTTCAAGTCGAAAATTGGGACAGTTGTTATTGGAAGAAGTGCATGTTCAGGTTAACGTAGGAGCAATGTACGGAAAAGGGAGCGACAACTTTATCCGGCTAAATATTGCCTGTTCAAGGGATATTTTGAACAGCGGCTTACTGCGGTTAAAACAAGTTTTCTTACCATTACTGCAAGCAGCGGAATAG
- a CDS encoding Crp/Fnr family transcriptional regulator: MIEKLLFEMNSYAALSPATTEVLKTICQVKQFKKNELILRAGEYAKYYYFVCKGLLGYYRPDADGNIVYKLFFEENSFCASTAAIIEEKPSKFSIVALEDVQLIQYSAKVFRELIATHHDLALFQLAYLEKNWVVKKEPLEIELKWKSAKERYIELYKNQSLFKRLKQHHIASYLGVTPTQLSRIRKELKS; the protein is encoded by the coding sequence ATGATAGAAAAACTTCTCTTCGAAATGAATAGCTATGCGGCGCTTAGCCCGGCCACAACAGAAGTTTTGAAAACGATCTGTCAGGTAAAACAGTTCAAAAAAAACGAACTCATCCTACGCGCTGGAGAATATGCGAAATACTATTACTTCGTCTGCAAGGGACTGTTAGGCTATTATAGACCGGATGCTGATGGCAATATCGTTTACAAATTATTTTTCGAGGAAAACAGCTTTTGTGCTTCTACTGCTGCAATCATCGAAGAAAAACCAAGTAAATTCAGTATCGTTGCACTCGAAGATGTCCAATTGATCCAGTATTCCGCTAAAGTGTTTCGCGAACTTATAGCAACCCACCATGATTTAGCACTTTTTCAGCTTGCTTATCTCGAAAAGAATTGGGTCGTAAAAAAAGAACCACTTGAAATTGAACTCAAATGGAAATCTGCCAAAGAGCGGTATATAGAGCTTTACAAAAATCAATCGCTTTTTAAAAGACTGAAACAACACCATATAGCGTCTTATCTAGGAGTAACGCCAACACAGCTGAGCCGAATCCGTAAAGAATTAAAATCATAA
- a CDS encoding chloride channel protein, producing MGNLKGRFFRKIDQINQWRMKKVSNRNFIILLAFLVGIVGGIMASVLKRLTHFIAATIQDDIDWKVKYSVYLIFPLIGILLSVFFVRKFLKGKKMEHGITPIIYAISRKGSRLDPSNIYSQVVTSAITVGFGGSCGLEAPVALGGSSIGSNIARFFGLQYKEVTMLLACGAAAGISGAFNSPLAGMIFAIEILLPEFSIPVFIPLLISSALASVVSRVLYNEPLFSTFNSDWQVSALLFYLLLAVLIGLYTIYFARVSRTVGKWFATIKNPYNKVWVSGISLGLMIFVFPALYGEGYITIQQILNGQFNSIVKNSLFSNYKDIGLVVFGYTILTLFGKSFAALFTLNGGGNGGVFGPSLVMGGLLGFAFSYGINLTGIAELNVPNFVVAGMAGALSGIMHAPLTGIFLIAEVTGGYTLMVPLMLVCSISYLINRTVLKHSIYTKVLAESGDLISYEDKDRSVLSMMRIKYVLETNFVILRPDETPKTRQTDIIHSKRNIFPVVDYEGKFIGLIYSEFLFSALLGEVEGGDTTFEKLAQKPNDTVGINENMEIVMAKMNKDDTWILPVLGAENKYMGFVSKSSVFNKYRALLIRQGHYLE from the coding sequence ATGGGAAACCTCAAAGGACGTTTTTTTAGAAAGATAGACCAAATTAACCAATGGCGGATGAAAAAAGTTTCGAACAGAAATTTTATCATTCTATTGGCATTTTTGGTGGGAATTGTTGGCGGTATCATGGCGTCTGTGCTGAAGAGGCTGACTCATTTTATTGCGGCAACTATACAAGATGATATTGATTGGAAGGTAAAGTACTCCGTCTATTTGATTTTTCCATTGATCGGGATCTTGCTTAGTGTATTTTTTGTCCGCAAGTTTTTAAAAGGGAAGAAGATGGAGCACGGTATTACTCCGATTATTTATGCCATTAGTCGCAAAGGAAGCCGGTTAGACCCGAGTAATATTTATTCTCAGGTAGTCACCTCTGCCATTACCGTGGGTTTTGGTGGATCTTGTGGTTTGGAGGCTCCAGTCGCTTTGGGCGGGTCTTCTATTGGTTCTAATATAGCCCGCTTTTTTGGTTTACAGTATAAGGAAGTCACCATGTTATTGGCTTGTGGAGCCGCAGCGGGAATTTCAGGGGCGTTCAACAGCCCTTTGGCGGGAATGATTTTTGCAATTGAGATTTTACTGCCTGAATTTTCTATTCCTGTGTTTATTCCTTTATTAATTTCCTCGGCCCTGGCTTCAGTAGTGTCGCGAGTCTTGTACAATGAACCTCTATTTAGTACGTTTAACTCCGATTGGCAGGTTTCGGCGTTACTATTTTATTTGCTGCTGGCGGTACTTATTGGTCTTTATACCATTTATTTTGCGCGTGTTTCCAGAACTGTTGGAAAATGGTTTGCAACCATTAAGAATCCCTATAACAAAGTTTGGGTGAGTGGTATTTCCTTAGGTTTGATGATTTTTGTATTTCCAGCATTGTACGGTGAGGGATACATTACCATACAGCAAATTCTCAACGGGCAGTTTAACTCGATTGTTAAAAACAGCTTGTTTTCGAATTATAAGGACATCGGCTTAGTGGTGTTTGGTTATACGATATTGACGTTATTTGGAAAATCCTTTGCTGCATTGTTTACATTGAACGGAGGAGGCAACGGAGGAGTTTTTGGACCAAGTTTGGTCATGGGAGGTTTGTTGGGCTTTGCGTTTTCATACGGTATAAACTTGACTGGAATTGCCGAGTTAAATGTACCAAATTTTGTGGTAGCGGGAATGGCTGGTGCTTTGAGTGGCATTATGCATGCTCCGTTAACGGGTATATTTTTAATTGCAGAGGTTACGGGAGGTTACACATTAATGGTTCCATTGATGTTGGTCTGTTCAATTTCTTATTTGATCAATCGGACGGTATTGAAGCACTCCATTTATACTAAAGTATTGGCGGAATCGGGGGATCTGATTTCCTATGAGGATAAGGATCGATCGGTACTCAGTATGATGCGAATAAAATATGTATTGGAAACTAATTTTGTGATCCTGCGCCCTGATGAAACACCTAAAACTAGGCAAACGGACATTATCCATAGTAAGCGTAATATCTTTCCGGTAGTGGATTACGAGGGTAAATTTATTGGTCTTATCTACAGCGAGTTTCTATTTTCTGCGTTATTGGGGGAAGTAGAAGGGGGAGATACGACCTTTGAAAAATTAGCTCAGAAGCCAAATGATACAGTAGGGATCAATGAAAATATGGAAATTGTGATGGCCAAAATGAATAAGGATGATACCTGGATACTTCCTGTTTTAGGAGCCGAAAACAAATATATGGGCTTCGTCTCCAAATCGAGTGTATTTAATAAATACCGCGCATTACTGATACGTCAGGGCCATTATTTGGAATAG
- a CDS encoding riboflavin synthase, with protein MFTGIIETLGKIENIEKDKSNIHFYVSSAISNELKIDQSVSHNGVCLTVVGLNDNLHQVTAIDETLQKTNLAQLKVGDLINLERCTLAGGRFDGHIVQGHVDQTACCIAKRDENGSYVFTFQYDICKQNITVEKGSITVNGISLTVVDSRDDQFSVAIIPYTFEHTNLQHVEVGSTVNIEFDIIGKYVSKIMALRG; from the coding sequence ATGTTTACTGGAATTATAGAAACGCTAGGAAAAATAGAAAATATCGAAAAGGACAAAAGCAATATTCATTTTTATGTCAGTTCCGCTATTTCCAATGAACTTAAAATAGACCAAAGTGTGAGCCACAATGGAGTATGTCTCACCGTAGTTGGATTGAACGACAATCTCCATCAAGTAACGGCAATTGATGAAACCCTGCAAAAGACAAATTTGGCACAGTTGAAAGTGGGAGACTTAATTAATCTGGAGCGCTGTACGTTGGCTGGAGGGAGATTTGATGGACATATCGTACAAGGACATGTTGATCAGACTGCCTGTTGCATAGCCAAGCGAGACGAAAATGGTAGTTATGTTTTTACCTTTCAATATGATATCTGCAAACAAAATATTACCGTAGAAAAGGGATCCATTACTGTAAATGGTATAAGCTTAACAGTTGTAGATTCGAGAGACGATCAATTTTCCGTCGCGATCATTCCCTATACATTTGAACATACCAACTTGCAACACGTGGAAGTAGGTAGCACTGTCAATATCGAGTTTGATATCATCGGGAAATATGTAAGCAAGATCATGGCTTTGCGTGGTTAA
- a CDS encoding EamA family transporter: protein MKDYKSTLYVAAGACSYGLLATIVKYANHLGINTSLLTFLQFMFGFLLLLALNLLSKRNVEEYSVIKFSSKIKLMIWGISLGLTTTLYYLSIQYIPVSIGIILLMQSIWISLVAEALLLKKFPSRAKIIGVIIVLVGTAFATNILQNDIALNYKGILLGFGAGISYALAIYASSSIEKQLPSLVRSQFLVLGGLLLIVVFWNIAIVRYMQIEALPWGLLIAIFGTILPPLLFTKGIPQTGIAMGNIISSLEIPISTLSAMFVLQEVVTGFQWFDILLILTAVIIINLRNQHELTSA, encoded by the coding sequence ATGAAGGACTATAAATCAACACTCTATGTCGCTGCTGGCGCTTGCAGTTACGGACTTCTTGCGACAATTGTAAAATATGCCAATCATTTAGGTATAAATACCAGCTTGTTGACCTTTTTGCAATTTATGTTCGGATTTCTCCTTTTGCTGGCATTGAATCTTTTATCAAAACGCAACGTAGAAGAATATAGCGTCATCAAATTCTCATCGAAAATTAAATTGATGATCTGGGGCATTTCTCTAGGGCTGACAACAACACTTTATTACCTATCCATTCAATACATTCCAGTATCCATTGGAATTATTCTACTGATGCAGTCTATTTGGATTAGTTTAGTTGCCGAAGCATTGCTACTAAAAAAATTCCCATCACGTGCAAAAATAATAGGTGTTATTATTGTCCTAGTCGGAACGGCCTTTGCTACTAATATATTGCAAAATGATATTGCTCTTAACTACAAAGGAATACTATTAGGTTTCGGAGCCGGGATAAGTTATGCACTGGCAATTTATGCGTCAAGTTCTATAGAGAAGCAATTACCAAGTCTAGTGCGCAGCCAATTCCTAGTTCTCGGCGGACTATTACTCATCGTGGTATTTTGGAATATTGCTATCGTCCGGTATATGCAAATTGAAGCATTACCCTGGGGACTGCTTATTGCGATCTTTGGCACCATCCTTCCGCCTTTATTATTTACAAAAGGCATACCTCAAACTGGAATAGCAATGGGTAATATAATTTCAAGCCTAGAGATTCCTATTTCAACACTCTCTGCCATGTTCGTTTTGCAGGAAGTCGTAACGGGATTTCAGTGGTTTGACATACTGCTTATTTTAACAGCTGTAATCATCATCAATCTACGTAATCAGCACGAGCTAACCAGCGCGTAA